Genomic DNA from uncultured Desulfuromusa sp.:
ATCTCGGGGTATACATCTGCTCCCGATTCCAGAAGTTAGGATCGTTTCCAAGTATTACGCTCAATCAACTTAACCCTTTCGGGAGCTGTCCATGAAAAATGGACAGCTCCCGGCCGTTGCAGGAAGTCCCGTGAAAAAAGCCTTGATAGTTGACGATGAACCCCTGATCAGACAACAGGTTGCAAAAGCTCTGGCTGATTACGGCTTTGACGAACTTTATGAAGCAGCTGATGGGTCGCAGGCCGTTGCCCTGGCGGCGCTGCATAAGCCACTTTTGACGGTCATGGACGTGACGATGCCTGTCATGGACGGCATTACCGCAGCAGATAAGATGAATCGTAACCCTTGTGGAGCGATTGTCTTATTAACCGGCAATACTGATAGCGAAACAGTTTCAAAGGCTCATGATGCCGGTGTTCATCAATACCTGATGAAACCTTTCAAGGAAGACCAGTTAAAAATTACGATTGATCTGGCAATTCATCAGTTTATTGAAATTTCCAATTTGCGGGACGAAGTTGCCGCTCTTAAAGAAAATCTTGAAACCCGCAAGCTTGTCGATCGCGCCAAGGGTCTGCTGATAAAGCAGGGCCTCTCTGAACCTGAAGCCCACAGGAAAATGCAGAAGCTGGCAATGAACAAGAGAAAAAGTCTGAAAGAAGTTGCCGAAGCCATCCTGTTGATGGAGGGATGATCTGAGCAGGTATGTGACACCGATCAATATGTGCAATTTGCCTCCCTGGTCAATTGCGTCTCAGTATTACAATCAAAACCCCCAGCAATTGCAGATTCAGGGAATTGATCATATCGGTAAACAACTTTTTTCAGAACTGGACAATATTCATAGCCCGGAAGAGCGCGGCTACCGCTTCCATGATTTTATGGATGTCCAGTTCCAGTTACATCAGTGGCAACGTGAAACTTCAAAAAACAGTCAAAAAAGTTTAAAGAACAGTTATCTCAGATTTTTACGTGGCTGGCTGTTCGATAGTAATTCCATCGAAGGAGCGGTTCTGAAAGGGTGGGTTGAGTCCAGGTTAGGACTGGTCCCAACCTTTCATCATGGCGTGATTAAGAATGTCGAGTCCGAAGAATACTATCGTTACCTGGTTGAGCGGATGAAAGGTTCGTCACGAACCAGTGCCATTTTTTCCCAGCTTGATCTCCTCTATGAATATGTTCAGTACGAATTGCGCCGATGTTTCTCTGGAAAAAAGTACCTGACATTATTCCGTGGTGTTAACGATTTAGAAGAACACAGCGTTATTGAAAACAGAGGAAAGAACCACTTCCTCATGCGTCTTAATAATTTAAACTCATTTACCAGCGATTTTGAAAAAGCCTGGGAATTTGGCTCACGGGTTTTAAAAGCAGACGTCCCACTCACAAAGATATTTTTTCTTTGTGGCTTGCTGCCGAAATCACTGTTTAAGGGGGAAGATGAATGCCTGGTTATCGGCGGCGAATTTGAGGTCAAGATCATGATTGGCGGTTAGTGTCATGTTGTGTGTGAGGTGTCTGGTAAGTCGCCGTAATTTTTTTCCTGATCAATGAATAAAAATTCTCGACTAGCCATAGCTTAATCGGGATTTTTTTGAAGCGGAGCAGGGTAAAAAGGACAAGACTTGGCCGGATACAGCACACATGACAGGACACTCGGTGTGGATGATGAAATTACCGCACGCGCCACAGCAGCTTTTCTAGGACTTGCCCTGGGAGATGCTTTAGGCGCAACGACGGAATTCATGACTCCCGCCGAGATAAAAACACAGTACAAAATCCACCGTAAGTTAATTGGTGGCGGCTGGCTGGGGATAAAGCCGGGACAGGTGACCGACGATACTGAGATGTCCCTCGCTCTAGCCCGGGCAGTGATTGAAACGGGAGGTTGGAACCTGCGGCAGATCGCCGACAACTTTGTCGCCTGGATGCGCGGCAAACCCATCGATATCGGCTCGACAGTTCGCAAAGGTATCCGCCTCTACATGAACAAAGGGACACTGCAAGTCCCCCTTAATGAATGGGACGCGGGAAACGGCGCAGCAATGAGAATGGCTCCGGTTGCCCTGGTCACATTGGGAGATGAGCAGTTACTGGAACATTGCACTCTGGAGCAGGCCAGACTGACGCATCATCATGCTTTATCCGACGCGGGATGCCTCTGTGTCGGCCGCATGGTTCAAGCGGCTGTCCTGGGAGCCGACAGATTTGCTCTGCATGCATTGACAAGAGAATTAACAGAGGAATTTCCGACATTTCGATTCAATAAATATAAAGGTTTTGCATCCGGTTACATTGTCGACACCCTGCAAACTGTTTTTAATTATTTATTCACAACCGGATCGTTTGAAGAGTGTCTGATCGGAGTTGTCAACCAAGGGGGCGATGCCGATACGACAGGAGCTATTGCCGGCATGATTGCCGGAGCTCTCTACGGTCAGGAACAGCTGCCGTGCAGCTGGTTAAAAAAACTGGATAAAAACGTCCGGCAGGAGATTGAAGAGTTGGTGCCGCAATTACTTTATCTGTCCCCATTGGGACAAAGATAATGGCGCCACCAAAAGTATTGAAAAATAAGAACCTTTCCCTTGGAACTCTGATATCCGAATGTAAAAACGACACCGGGATTCATTGTTTTCTTATTCATTCAGGAGTTTATCTATGACTGAAAACACCTTATTACCTCTCAATCAAGTCGCTGAACAAATGGGCTCAACTGAGTTGAACGTGCTGATGCATATTAAACGGAAGAAGTTAAAAGCAGAAGAGCACGATGGCAAATGGTTTGTGGATCAGGAGAGTCTTAACAATTTCCTCTCGTCCCCAGACCGATCAGAAACAGTCGTCACCTGTAAAACGCATTGCTGTAACTCCGGTTGTGGTTCCTGCTCATGACGATCGAAATCAAACCCTCGGATCTTTATTACAAATACCCCCGGAAAAAGGAATTCCGCGAGCAACCCAAATTCAGCG
This window encodes:
- a CDS encoding response regulator, producing MKNGQLPAVAGSPVKKALIVDDEPLIRQQVAKALADYGFDELYEAADGSQAVALAALHKPLLTVMDVTMPVMDGITAADKMNRNPCGAIVLLTGNTDSETVSKAHDAGVHQYLMKPFKEDQLKITIDLAIHQFIEISNLRDEVAALKENLETRKLVDRAKGLLIKQGLSEPEAHRKMQKLAMNKRKSLKEVAEAILLMEG
- a CDS encoding NAD(+)--dinitrogen-reductase ADP-D-ribosyltransferase, translating into MTPINMCNLPPWSIASQYYNQNPQQLQIQGIDHIGKQLFSELDNIHSPEERGYRFHDFMDVQFQLHQWQRETSKNSQKSLKNSYLRFLRGWLFDSNSIEGAVLKGWVESRLGLVPTFHHGVIKNVESEEYYRYLVERMKGSSRTSAIFSQLDLLYEYVQYELRRCFSGKKYLTLFRGVNDLEEHSVIENRGKNHFLMRLNNLNSFTSDFEKAWEFGSRVLKADVPLTKIFFLCGLLPKSLFKGEDECLVIGGEFEVKIMIGG
- the draG gene encoding ADP-ribosyl-[dinitrogen reductase] hydrolase is translated as MDDEITARATAAFLGLALGDALGATTEFMTPAEIKTQYKIHRKLIGGGWLGIKPGQVTDDTEMSLALARAVIETGGWNLRQIADNFVAWMRGKPIDIGSTVRKGIRLYMNKGTLQVPLNEWDAGNGAAMRMAPVALVTLGDEQLLEHCTLEQARLTHHHALSDAGCLCVGRMVQAAVLGADRFALHALTRELTEEFPTFRFNKYKGFASGYIVDTLQTVFNYLFTTGSFEECLIGVVNQGGDADTTGAIAGMIAGALYGQEQLPCSWLKKLDKNVRQEIEELVPQLLYLSPLGQR